One genomic window of Novosphingobium aureum includes the following:
- a CDS encoding NADP-dependent isocitrate dehydrogenase: MAKIKVVNPIVEMDGDEMTRIIWEWIRERLILPYLDVDLKYYDLSVTKRDETDDQITVDAANATKEYGVAVKCATITPDEARVEEFSLKKMWKSPNGTIRNILGGVVFREPIVISNVPRLVPGWTDPIVVGRHAFGDQYRATDTKIPGPGKLRLVFDGEDGTKIDLDVFDFPAPGVAMAMYNLDESIRDFARASFNYGLNLGWPVYLSTKNTIMKAYDGRFKDLFQEVFDTEGFAEKFKAAGIVYEHRLIDDMVASALKWSGKFVWACKNYDGDVQSDTVAQGFGSLGLMTSVLMAPDGKTVEAEAAHGTVTRHYRQHQQGKATSTNPIASIFAWTRGLAYRGKFDNTPDVVAFAETLERVCIETVESGAMTKDLALLIGPDQSWMTTEQFFEAIVENLEKEMKAQGLG; this comes from the coding sequence ATGGCAAAAATCAAGGTAGTTAATCCCATCGTCGAGATGGACGGCGATGAAATGACCCGGATCATCTGGGAATGGATCCGCGAGCGTCTGATCCTCCCCTACCTCGATGTCGACCTCAAGTACTACGACCTCTCGGTCACCAAGCGCGACGAGACCGACGACCAGATCACCGTCGATGCAGCCAACGCCACCAAGGAATATGGCGTTGCCGTCAAGTGCGCGACGATCACCCCCGACGAAGCGCGCGTCGAGGAGTTCAGCCTCAAGAAGATGTGGAAGTCGCCCAACGGCACGATCCGCAACATCCTTGGCGGCGTCGTCTTCCGCGAGCCGATCGTGATCTCGAACGTTCCGCGCCTGGTTCCGGGCTGGACCGACCCCATCGTCGTTGGTCGTCACGCATTCGGTGACCAGTACCGCGCGACCGACACCAAGATCCCGGGCCCGGGCAAGCTGCGCCTGGTGTTCGACGGCGAGGACGGCACCAAGATCGACCTCGACGTGTTCGACTTCCCGGCTCCGGGCGTCGCCATGGCGATGTACAACCTCGACGAATCGATCCGCGACTTCGCGCGCGCCTCGTTCAACTACGGCCTCAACCTCGGCTGGCCGGTGTACCTCTCGACCAAGAACACGATCATGAAGGCCTACGACGGCCGCTTCAAGGACCTGTTCCAGGAAGTGTTCGACACCGAGGGCTTCGCCGAGAAGTTCAAGGCCGCCGGCATCGTCTACGAGCACCGCCTGATCGACGACATGGTCGCCTCGGCGCTCAAGTGGTCGGGCAAGTTCGTGTGGGCCTGCAAGAACTACGACGGTGACGTGCAGTCCGACACCGTCGCGCAGGGCTTCGGCTCGCTGGGCCTGATGACCTCGGTCCTCATGGCGCCCGACGGCAAGACCGTCGAGGCAGAAGCTGCCCACGGCACCGTGACCCGTCACTACCGCCAGCACCAGCAGGGCAAGGCGACCTCGACCAACCCGATCGCCTCGATCTTCGCCTGGACGCGTGGCCTCGCCTACCGCGGCAAGTTCGACAACACGCCCGACGTCGTGGCCTTCGCCGAGACGCTCGAGCGTGTCTGCATCGAGACCGTCGAGAGCGGCGCGATGACCAAGGACCTCGCGCTCCTGATCGGTCCGGACCAGAGCTGGATGACCACCGAGCAGTTCTTCGAGGCGATCGTCGAGAACCTCGAGAAGGAAATGAAGGCACAGGGCCTCGGCTAA
- a CDS encoding DEAD/DEAH box helicase, which translates to MNFADLGLSDELLQAVESAGYTEPTPIQAQAIPPVLMMKDLIGIAQTGTGKTASFVLPMIDILAHGRRRALMPRSLILEPTRELAAQVADNFVKYGKNHDLRMALLIGGVQMGDQVKALQEGVDVLIATPGRLMDLFERGKILLTGCELLVIDEADRMLDMGFIPDIESICAKLPTNRQTMLFSATMPPPIKKLADRFLENPKYIEVARPATANTNIVQHKVMVQSRKKREVLRELIETDNVSTAIVFCNRKTTVRELAKSLKRHRIAAGEIHGDMDQSSRIAELERFKAGEINVLVASDVAARGIDVKGISHVFNFDTPWHPDDYVHRIGRTGRGGASGRAFTFVTPEDAEAIENVEKLTGNPIPVWGKGGDDAPQAAPEPAAAEEKASGSRRRKRPSKAEAAKAEEARPEAEKTEAAKPATRRSRKPRRDADEAPAYAEAEVVEAAPAPAPKPAERRAPQPAPVVMATAGQGDWNGPVPGFLNVSAIS; encoded by the coding sequence ATGAACTTTGCCGATCTCGGCCTGTCTGACGAATTGCTCCAAGCCGTGGAATCCGCGGGCTATACCGAGCCGACTCCGATCCAGGCGCAGGCGATTCCGCCCGTCCTCATGATGAAGGACCTCATCGGCATCGCCCAGACCGGCACCGGCAAGACCGCCAGTTTCGTGCTGCCGATGATCGACATCCTCGCGCATGGCCGCCGCCGTGCGCTGATGCCGCGCTCGCTCATCCTCGAGCCGACGCGCGAACTGGCAGCGCAGGTCGCCGACAACTTCGTCAAGTACGGCAAGAACCACGATCTGCGCATGGCGCTGCTCATTGGCGGCGTGCAGATGGGCGACCAGGTGAAGGCGCTGCAGGAAGGTGTCGACGTCCTGATCGCGACGCCGGGCCGCCTGATGGACCTGTTCGAGCGCGGCAAGATCCTGCTCACCGGCTGTGAACTGCTGGTGATCGACGAAGCCGACCGCATGCTCGACATGGGCTTCATCCCCGACATCGAGAGCATCTGCGCCAAGCTGCCAACCAATCGCCAGACGATGCTGTTCTCGGCAACGATGCCGCCGCCGATCAAGAAGCTGGCGGACCGTTTCCTCGAGAACCCGAAGTATATCGAGGTCGCACGCCCGGCGACGGCCAACACCAATATTGTCCAGCACAAGGTCATGGTGCAGTCGCGCAAGAAGCGCGAGGTCCTGCGCGAACTGATCGAGACCGACAACGTCTCGACCGCGATCGTGTTCTGCAACCGGAAGACCACCGTGCGCGAGCTCGCCAAGAGCCTCAAGCGCCACCGCATCGCCGCGGGCGAGATCCATGGCGACATGGACCAGTCCTCGCGCATTGCCGAGCTCGAGCGCTTCAAGGCGGGCGAGATCAACGTGCTCGTTGCCTCCGACGTCGCCGCGCGCGGTATCGACGTGAAGGGCATCAGCCACGTCTTCAACTTCGACACGCCCTGGCATCCGGACGACTACGTCCACCGCATCGGCCGCACCGGCCGTGGCGGGGCGAGCGGGCGCGCGTTCACTTTCGTCACCCCCGAGGATGCCGAAGCGATCGAGAACGTCGAAAAGCTCACCGGCAATCCGATTCCCGTCTGGGGCAAGGGTGGCGACGATGCGCCGCAAGCAGCTCCCGAGCCCGCAGCGGCCGAGGAAAAGGCTTCCGGCTCCAGGCGTCGCAAGCGCCCAAGCAAGGCCGAAGCTGCCAAGGCAGAAGAGGCGAGGCCCGAGGCGGAGAAGACCGAAGCGGCCAAGCCCGCTACCCGTCGTTCGCGCAAGCCGCGTAGGGATGCTGACGAGGCACCTGCCTACGCAGAAGCCGAAGTCGTCGAGGCAGCACCTGCACCGGCTCCCAAGCCCGCAGAGCGTCGTGCGCCGCAACCTGCTCCGGTCGTCATGGCGACGGCGGGGCAGGGCGACTGGAACGGTCCGGTCCCCGGCTTCCTGAACGTCTCGGCGATTTCCTGA
- a CDS encoding TadG family pilus assembly protein, producing MIGTGPLLPLLLRRSLANLRDAREGGVTVLLGAALLMLLGVASVCVDLGSVYLAQRRLQGIADAAAMAAAQETAPGQRESMARAIITRSNAQQVSIDSLENGHYRKDKSIEIEARFAPGGDNSAARLRLSQTVPLFFARALGMNDATVRAEATAAKLDMAAYSLGSSLLKVSDGIPNALLSALTGTQLELSVLDTQGLASTQIDLLGFADAVKAQVNAKDIAYAELFDRPIDLGTALRALAASTKDTAVAATIAGIADSAPYETILLSDILDLGPYGALDYNPGTASPEIDAYSLIRTMLEAGHGDELDVQFNLAVTGLSSLNVRLVRGTGLEHSPWLTVTGASNYSLRTAQARLLLTARVGTGSALLPSLELPIYIDLAEAEATLNDISCTGNPATDGVTLGVSPALGTVGIGKPDASDMGDLSEEVTLTPATLVSVPLLAKVTGLSQVSLGGKTAPQEVLFTLAEIRDDKTKTVATNDLARSLATSLISQTKLNVQALGLMINLSTITSIVGNTLSLVAPILDTTIFSLTEALGVKPGAADVHVDKVRCGVSTVIA from the coding sequence ATGATCGGCACCGGCCCACTCCTCCCCTTGCTGCTCCGCCGCAGTCTCGCAAACTTGCGCGATGCGCGCGAGGGCGGCGTCACCGTGCTGCTGGGCGCAGCGCTGCTCATGCTGCTGGGCGTGGCGAGCGTCTGCGTCGATCTCGGCTCGGTCTACCTCGCCCAGCGCCGCCTTCAGGGCATCGCCGATGCCGCCGCGATGGCCGCGGCGCAGGAGACGGCACCCGGCCAGCGCGAAAGCATGGCCCGCGCGATCATCACCCGCAGCAATGCGCAGCAGGTCTCGATCGACAGCCTCGAGAACGGCCACTACCGCAAGGACAAGTCCATCGAGATCGAGGCGCGCTTCGCGCCCGGCGGCGACAACAGCGCCGCACGCCTGCGGCTCAGCCAGACCGTGCCCTTGTTCTTCGCCCGCGCGCTTGGCATGAACGATGCCACCGTGCGCGCCGAGGCCACCGCCGCAAAGCTCGACATGGCCGCCTATTCGTTGGGATCGAGCCTGCTCAAGGTATCCGACGGCATCCCCAACGCGCTGCTCTCGGCGCTCACCGGAACCCAGCTCGAACTCTCGGTACTCGACACGCAAGGGCTCGCCAGCACCCAGATCGACCTGCTCGGCTTCGCCGATGCGGTGAAGGCCCAGGTCAACGCCAAGGATATCGCCTATGCAGAACTTTTCGACCGGCCGATCGATCTTGGCACCGCGCTGCGTGCGCTTGCTGCCAGCACGAAGGACACAGCGGTCGCCGCGACCATCGCCGGGATCGCCGACAGCGCACCTTACGAAACGATCCTGCTCTCCGACATCCTCGACCTCGGACCCTATGGTGCGCTTGACTACAACCCCGGCACCGCATCGCCCGAGATCGACGCCTACTCGCTGATCCGCACGATGCTCGAGGCGGGCCACGGCGACGAGCTCGACGTCCAGTTCAACCTCGCCGTCACCGGCCTCTCGAGCCTCAACGTGCGGCTCGTGCGCGGCACCGGGCTCGAACATTCGCCCTGGCTGACGGTGACGGGCGCGAGCAACTATTCGCTGCGAACGGCGCAGGCGCGCCTGCTGCTGACCGCGCGCGTCGGTACCGGCAGCGCGCTGCTGCCCTCGCTCGAACTGCCGATCTACATCGACCTCGCCGAGGCCGAGGCCACGCTTAACGACATCAGCTGCACCGGCAATCCCGCGACCGACGGCGTGACCCTGGGCGTCAGCCCGGCGCTGGGCACAGTAGGCATCGGCAAGCCCGACGCCAGCGACATGGGCGACCTTTCCGAGGAAGTCACGCTCACCCCGGCAACGCTCGTCAGCGTCCCGCTGCTGGCCAAGGTCACCGGGCTCTCACAAGTCTCGCTCGGCGGCAAGACCGCGCCGCAGGAAGTGCTCTTCACGCTCGCCGAGATCCGCGACGACAAGACCAAGACCGTCGCCACCAACGACCTTGCCCGCTCGCTCGCCACCTCGCTGATCTCGCAGACCAAGCTCAACGTCCAGGCGCTGGGGCTGATGATCAACCTCTCGACCATCACCAGCATCGTGGGCAACACGCTCTCGCTGGTCGCGCCGATCCTCGACACCACGATCTTCTCGCTCACCGAGGCGCTCGGCGTGAAGCCCGGCGCTGCCGACGTCCATGTCGACAAGGTGCGCTGCGGGGTATCGACCGTGATCGCCTGA
- a CDS encoding N-formylglutamate amidohydrolase, whose translation MSAAPESPDSHCRSGGAIPGTWEPDDSRQSPAYALYERQPSALPVLIAVPHAGRRYPESLEREMRHGGRAMLRLEDRHVDLIGRALARETGANLLVAHAPRAMLDLNRAPDDVDWQMLRLEDRPELGDMRPVSPRVRSGLGLVPRRLPGLGELWRRPLDARELRARIAGVHAPYHAALDAALADLRQRWGAALLIDLHSMPPLQSRGGVPGAEIVIGDRFGASCQGRLVAETFAYLGAVGRRAAHNRPYAGGYVLERHARPAAGIHAIQLEVDRSRYLDAALDAPGAGLGGMVEDLVGLVRLLAGAVCDLGRGAQGRDGQAWPVAAE comes from the coding sequence ATGAGTGCCGCGCCCGAAAGTCCCGATTCGCATTGCAGGTCGGGCGGAGCGATTCCCGGAACATGGGAACCGGACGATTCGAGGCAGTCTCCCGCCTATGCATTGTACGAGCGGCAGCCTTCGGCGCTTCCCGTCCTGATCGCCGTCCCGCATGCCGGGCGCCGCTATCCCGAGAGCCTCGAGCGCGAAATGCGCCATGGTGGCCGGGCGATGCTGCGGCTCGAGGACCGCCACGTCGATCTCATCGGCCGGGCGCTCGCGCGCGAGACCGGGGCCAATCTTCTGGTCGCGCACGCTCCCCGCGCGATGCTCGATCTCAACCGAGCGCCCGACGACGTCGACTGGCAGATGCTGCGGCTCGAGGATCGGCCTGAGCTGGGTGACATGCGTCCGGTCAGTCCGCGGGTGCGCAGCGGACTGGGGCTGGTGCCGCGCCGGTTGCCGGGGCTGGGCGAGTTGTGGCGCCGACCGCTTGACGCGCGCGAGCTGCGCGCGCGGATCGCGGGTGTTCATGCGCCTTACCATGCTGCTCTCGATGCTGCGCTGGCCGATCTGCGCCAGCGCTGGGGGGCGGCGCTCCTGATCGACCTGCACTCGATGCCCCCGCTCCAGTCGCGCGGCGGGGTGCCCGGGGCGGAGATCGTCATCGGCGACCGCTTCGGAGCGAGTTGTCAGGGGCGGCTGGTCGCCGAGACCTTTGCCTATCTGGGCGCGGTCGGACGACGGGCGGCGCATAACCGGCCTTATGCCGGTGGCTATGTGCTCGAACGTCATGCGCGTCCCGCCGCGGGCATTCATGCCATTCAGCTCGAGGTCGATCGCAGTCGCTATCTCGACGCCGCGCTCGATGCCCCGGGCGCGGGCCTTGGCGGCATGGTCGAGGATCTGGTCGGGCTGGTGCGCCTGCTGGCAGGCGCGGTCTGCGATCTGGGGCGCGGCGCCCAGGGGCGTGACGGGCAGGCATGGCCCGTCGCTGCCGAATAG
- a CDS encoding PAS domain-containing protein, with translation MTAAEFVRKFARFRDEAHDEPVFITHHGRETHVLCPINVWHNLEAHPGGLARDARNDSANFALADWIDDGIIACDEELRVVFANRNAHALVKARSGTLSGRILTEALPMTAGSLLEAQARQTLVHGHPNMADIPSPFVAGGWLRFQTFPLDDRLVIRLHDITHEMDSHFKANVKEAIIRALDQHGEVSYVRVSLRGTIDRVDKPFCDLVDLPEDRLIGVTLTDLVSVPDKPQFREKLECVLRGGEPVRLNPHFLSNSGDFKPVQMSLVRLDGTYGCEGAVAVITAL, from the coding sequence GTGACTGCCGCAGAATTCGTGCGCAAGTTCGCACGGTTCCGGGACGAGGCGCATGACGAGCCGGTGTTCATCACGCACCACGGCCGAGAGACGCACGTGTTGTGCCCGATCAACGTCTGGCACAATCTAGAGGCGCATCCGGGCGGCTTGGCCCGCGACGCGCGCAACGACAGCGCCAATTTTGCACTCGCTGACTGGATCGACGATGGCATCATCGCCTGCGACGAGGAACTGCGTGTGGTCTTTGCCAACCGCAACGCCCACGCACTCGTCAAGGCGCGTTCGGGCACGCTGAGCGGGCGCATCCTCACCGAGGCACTACCCATGACCGCAGGCAGCCTGCTCGAGGCGCAGGCGCGCCAGACGCTGGTACACGGCCATCCCAACATGGCCGACATCCCCTCGCCCTTCGTCGCAGGCGGCTGGCTGCGCTTCCAGACTTTCCCGCTCGACGACCGGCTGGTGATCCGCCTCCACGACATCACCCACGAGATGGACAGCCACTTCAAGGCCAACGTCAAGGAAGCGATCATCCGTGCGCTCGACCAGCACGGCGAGGTCTCCTACGTGCGCGTCTCGCTGCGCGGCACGATCGATCGGGTCGACAAACCCTTCTGCGATCTCGTCGACCTGCCCGAAGACCGCCTGATCGGCGTCACCCTCACCGACCTGGTGAGCGTGCCAGACAAACCCCAGTTTCGCGAGAAACTCGAATGCGTGCTGCGCGGCGGCGAGCCAGTCCGGCTCAACCCGCATTTCCTGAGCAACAGCGGTGACTTCAAGCCGGTCCAGATGTCGCTGGTGCGACTCGACGGGACTTACGGCTGCGAGGGCGCGGTGGCAGTCATCACCGCGCTCTGA
- a CDS encoding FAD-binding oxidoreductase, which translates to MSQFRAFLEEAADLLGPQGLTTDPDLVEPWLTDWRGRFTGRALALASPADTGQVSALVKLCASHGVAIVPQGGNSGMSAGATPDTSGEQLLLSLRRMNRIRDVDAEAGRATCEAGVVLQTLHEAAEAEGMRFALTLGGKGSATVGGLISTNAGGTQVLRHGSMRALVLGLEAVLADGSVFSMLTPLKKDNRGFDLKQLLIGSEGTLGIVTAATLALIPAVAERVVCWAGVPSLEVARRLLHHCEGALGNAVEGFEVIPASCLRDVLGHLPDTRAPLAGEHAWHVLIETVADETGAAHLRDQVEAMMAGAFEADLVEDAVLSASETQAEALWLLRESISPAEKAKGPAVQHDISVPVEKMPGFIDTCVPLLEREWPGTEALAFGHLGDGNVHFHVIAPRGVDADVWYAGDAHAISARVHDLVTEWGGSISAEHGIGQLKRDELARLGDPTALAMMRAVKQALDPRGLLNPGKLI; encoded by the coding sequence ATGTCCCAGTTTCGCGCATTTCTCGAAGAGGCGGCCGACCTGCTCGGTCCGCAGGGCCTCACCACCGATCCCGACCTCGTCGAGCCCTGGCTGACAGACTGGCGCGGTCGCTTCACCGGGCGTGCTCTTGCGCTCGCCTCGCCTGCGGACACCGGCCAGGTAAGCGCGCTGGTCAAGCTGTGCGCAAGCCATGGCGTCGCGATTGTGCCGCAGGGCGGCAATTCGGGGATGTCCGCCGGCGCCACGCCCGACACCAGCGGCGAGCAACTGCTGCTCTCGCTGCGCCGGATGAACCGCATCCGCGACGTCGATGCCGAAGCCGGACGCGCCACCTGCGAGGCAGGCGTCGTCCTCCAAACCCTCCACGAGGCCGCCGAAGCCGAGGGCATGCGCTTCGCGCTCACGCTGGGCGGCAAGGGTTCGGCCACGGTGGGCGGGCTGATCTCGACCAATGCCGGCGGCACGCAGGTCCTGCGCCACGGCTCGATGCGCGCGCTCGTTCTCGGTCTCGAGGCGGTGCTCGCGGATGGCAGCGTGTTCTCGATGCTCACCCCGCTCAAGAAGGACAACCGCGGCTTCGACCTCAAGCAGCTGCTGATCGGGTCGGAAGGCACGCTCGGCATCGTCACCGCAGCGACGCTCGCGCTCATCCCGGCCGTGGCCGAACGCGTGGTGTGCTGGGCCGGGGTTCCTTCGCTCGAAGTGGCCCGCCGCCTCCTGCACCATTGCGAGGGCGCGCTCGGAAATGCGGTCGAGGGCTTCGAGGTTATCCCGGCCAGCTGCCTGCGCGACGTGCTCGGCCACTTGCCCGATACGCGCGCGCCCCTGGCGGGCGAACACGCCTGGCACGTATTGATCGAGACCGTCGCCGACGAGACCGGCGCGGCGCACTTGCGCGATCAGGTCGAGGCGATGATGGCCGGGGCCTTCGAGGCCGACCTCGTCGAGGATGCCGTACTCTCGGCCAGCGAGACCCAGGCCGAGGCACTATGGCTGCTGCGCGAATCGATTTCGCCTGCCGAGAAGGCCAAGGGCCCGGCGGTCCAGCACGACATCTCGGTGCCGGTCGAGAAGATGCCCGGCTTCATAGATACCTGCGTGCCCCTGCTCGAACGTGAATGGCCCGGCACCGAGGCGCTCGCCTTCGGGCATCTGGGCGATGGCAATGTCCATTTCCACGTGATCGCCCCGCGCGGCGTCGATGCGGATGTCTGGTATGCCGGCGATGCCCACGCGATCAGCGCGCGGGTCCACGATCTCGTCACCGAGTGGGGCGGCTCCATTTCTGCCGAACACGGCATCGGCCAGCTCAAGCGCGATGAACTCGCGCGGCTGGGCGACCCGACCGCGCTGGCGATGATGCGTGCGGTCAAACAGGCGCTCGACCCGCGCGGCCTGCTCAACCCCGGCAAGTTGATCTGA
- the cpdR gene encoding cell cycle two-component system response regulator CpdR — MIRILLAEDDQAMRTYLARALEKAGYDVVAVDRGTAALPHLEDGGFDLLLSDIVMPEMDGIELAQRCAEIAPGTKVMFITGFAGVTLRASREAPQAKVLSKPFHLRDLVMEVQRVFGLSEPVSL; from the coding sequence ATGATCCGCATTCTCCTTGCCGAAGACGACCAGGCCATGCGCACTTATCTCGCACGCGCCCTCGAGAAGGCCGGATACGACGTCGTCGCCGTCGACCGCGGCACGGCCGCCCTGCCCCACCTCGAGGACGGCGGCTTCGACCTCTTGCTCTCCGACATCGTCATGCCCGAGATGGACGGCATCGAGCTTGCCCAGCGCTGCGCCGAGATCGCGCCGGGCACCAAGGTCATGTTCATCACCGGATTCGCCGGGGTCACCCTGCGCGCCAGCCGCGAGGCGCCGCAGGCAAAAGTCCTGTCCAAGCCCTTCCACCTGCGCGACCTCGTGATGGAAGTGCAGCGCGTTTTCGGGCTTTCCGAGCCGGTCAGCCTCTGA
- a CDS encoding SapC family protein, translating to MATAPQNPSLPLFYKDLIPLNSQQHATWKTRSTDKATWLVGVNSVPLTVEEFPQAQRHFPIIFTGGDNPIPLALMGMNEGVNVFVEDDGKVTNPIYMPAYARRYPFMLARLRPEAEELSLCVDPSSDLVGEDVEGEALFDGEQPSETTKNMLKFCENFEIAGSKTANFMAELKKHDLLMDGELNIDINGSQPFNYRGFQMVDETKLREVRGDVLRQWNQNGLLALIYAHLFSLELVRDIFGRQVQQGKGPQPVPAANA from the coding sequence ATGGCCACCGCGCCACAGAATCCTTCCCTTCCCTTGTTCTACAAGGACCTGATTCCGCTTAATTCGCAGCAGCATGCGACCTGGAAGACGCGCAGCACCGACAAGGCCACCTGGCTCGTCGGCGTCAATTCCGTGCCCTTGACGGTGGAAGAGTTCCCGCAGGCCCAGCGTCACTTCCCGATCATCTTCACCGGCGGCGACAACCCGATCCCGCTCGCGCTGATGGGCATGAACGAGGGCGTCAACGTCTTCGTCGAGGACGACGGCAAGGTCACCAACCCGATCTACATGCCGGCCTATGCCCGCCGCTATCCGTTCATGCTCGCGCGCCTGCGCCCCGAGGCGGAAGAGCTTTCGCTCTGCGTCGATCCCTCGAGCGATCTGGTCGGCGAAGACGTCGAGGGCGAAGCCCTGTTCGACGGCGAACAGCCGAGCGAGACCACCAAGAACATGCTCAAGTTCTGCGAGAACTTCGAGATCGCAGGTTCCAAGACCGCCAACTTCATGGCCGAGCTCAAGAAGCACGACCTGCTGATGGACGGCGAGCTGAACATCGACATCAACGGCAGCCAGCCGTTCAACTACCGCGGCTTCCAGATGGTCGACGAGACCAAGCTGCGCGAAGTGCGCGGTGACGTCCTGCGCCAGTGGAACCAGAACGGCCTGCTCGCGCTGATCTACGCTCACCTGTTCTCGCTCGAACTGGTGCGCGACATCTTCGGCCGCCAGGTCCAGCAGGGCAAGGGCCCCCAGCCCGTCCCCGCCGCCAACGCCTGA
- a CDS encoding TadE/TadG family type IV pilus assembly protein translates to MNIGHLRPLRGFRWPARRITRSLHATGTRFSQDRRGAIVVEAALALPILITLLLGVITYGGWFMAAHSLQQVANEAARAAVAGLDAGERRQIVDTTVASGVLQTGTLDASLVTVRTGIEDQYYRVTLVYDISRAAMFENSFIPLPGNTIARDATVQLATF, encoded by the coding sequence ATGAATATCGGGCACCTGCGACCCTTGCGCGGCTTTCGCTGGCCAGCGCGTCGCATCACCCGCTCGCTTCATGCAACTGGCACGCGTTTCTCGCAGGACCGGCGCGGCGCCATCGTGGTGGAGGCAGCCCTCGCCCTGCCGATCCTGATCACGCTGCTCCTGGGCGTCATCACCTATGGCGGCTGGTTCATGGCCGCGCACTCGCTGCAGCAGGTCGCCAACGAGGCCGCACGCGCCGCGGTTGCCGGTCTCGACGCGGGCGAGCGGCGCCAGATCGTCGATACGACCGTCGCGAGCGGCGTTCTCCAGACCGGCACGCTCGATGCCAGCCTCGTCACCGTGCGCACCGGGATCGAGGACCAGTACTACCGCGTAACGCTGGTCTACGACATCTCGCGCGCGGCGATGTTCGAGAACTCGTTCATCCCGCTTCCCGGCAACACGATCGCCCGCGACGCCACTGTCCAGCTGGCGACGTTCTGA